Genomic segment of Globicephala melas chromosome 7, mGloMel1.2, whole genome shotgun sequence:
GACTTTATTGTGTGAGTTATGGCGACCAACTGGGCGGCTCTGGGGAACGCAGTCGGCCTCTTCTTCTTGCTCTAGGGCGGGGGTAGGGGGTGCGGgtgggggtaggggtaggggttgGGCAAGTCTGGGCTCCTCAGGGCTCTGTTGGAGTTTCCTTAGGAGCTCAGAAACAGAGACGTATTCCATTCCCTGTCCTTTCatggggggcgggaggggcgcGGGGTGTAGGCGCAAGCTGCAACCTCAGTTCCTAGGGACTTAGGGAACCTAGGCTCTCATTTTGGGAAACTCGCCCTGTTTTCGAGGAGTTACAGCCTCCCTAGGTCTGAAACTCCAGCTCCAACGGGTCCCTGCAGTCTTCTCTCTTCCTACCTCAGTACTATACAACGATTCTCCGGTATTGCCAGGTCCAGGTGTGTCTTCTTCGGACGTTTTGGCAGCCGCATAGCTGCGGTTTGCCCTATGGGACTAGAGATGTAAaggaattaaaagagaaatagaaaagactAGAACAACTAGACTCCCTTTCTCTGGCTCAGATGATGCCCAGCCGCCCCACCTCATCGCCTGGGTTTATAATTTCCGAGGTCCAGCAGACAAAGTTGTACCGTGGAGCTGGCAGCTGGGGacggggacagggagggagggagggagggagagagggagagagagagggagggagggagggagagaaggagggagggagagaaggagagaaggagggagggaggagaggagggagggagggagagaaggagggagggagggagagagggagggagggaggaagggagggagggagggagagaggggagagagagaaggagggagggagagagagaaggagggagggagagaaggaaggagggagggagggaaggaaggagggagggagggagggagggagggagggagggagagaaggagggagggagggagggagggagggagagagggagagagggagagagggagggagggagggagggagggagggagggagggagggagagagggagggagggagggaaggagggagggagggagggagggagggagggagggagggagggagagagggagggagggagggagggagggagggagggagggagggagggagggagggagggagggagagagggagagagggagggagggagggagggagggagggagggagggagggagggagggagggagggagggagggagggaggctttgCTGGTGAGCTGGAGAATGGGAAAAGAGGATTTGGTTGCGGAGCTAAACGGCGAGCTCTGCCAATGCCGCTGACTGCCCAGGAGATGGCGAGCGAGCTCCACGCCTGGTGAGGCGCCGCCGCATGGTCAAGATCAACAGTGAAGGGCGGCGCAGCCGGCCTGGGGTCGCCAGCTCGTGCGGTCAAGGCCCGCTGTCAGGCGCGGCCGAGCGTCTCGGAAAGCCGGAGATCGTAGCTGCAAAGTGGCCGGGACAGCGGAGTCAGATGGACCCAGTGGGCTGCCAGAGACTGGAAAGCGTCGCGGCCGCCCCTTTGTGTGGCAGTACGTCTCGGATCCGAAGCCTCCTTCGCCTCTCGAATCACGCGTAGACGCACCGGCCTTGATCCTCCACCGGCGGCGCTCGTAACCTTCCAGGTTTTGGAGGCGCTCTTCCTGCGGCCTTTCAGTCTCCACCCGAAGCAAAGGCCTCTCCCTGAAGCTCCCTTCGCCTCGCGGGCCTCCCTATCAGCCCTCCGACCACCGACCGGCTCCGCTCCTCCCTCCTCAATTCAGAATATAAAAGGAATGCATATAAATAACAAAGTCTTCATCTGTTATTGATTTAGCCGTCAATTCAAATTCCACTGGAGAGCGTTTGAGCGCAGTTTTAATCTTCAGCAAACCTCCCGTTTCTCTTAGGCGGGGAAAACTGACCGGCAGACTACAGATGAAAGGAAAACCTCGAGGCAATCCTCCCTATCCACGTCAGGAAACCTGAGAAATGGACCTGGGAAATAGGATGCGGCCCTGGAGTCTGGAATTTACAAAAAagaaggcgggggtgggggtgggggtggggggaacgaTGGAGAAGAAGGGGAAACAGGCCCGTTTCAAATGAAAACACGTCttgtgagaaaaagagagaaaatgtcagTATCTCTTCCCGAAGTGGAAGGTCGGGACGGTGTGGCCCCATTTTCAGGGGTTATTTCTTCTTGAAAGATTGAATCGtggtcacttttctttttctgcctgtcTCTCTATCGGCCTGTCTCAATTAAAACGAAGTTGCCTGCTCGAAGTCGGTTGCAAGATACGAAAGAAATCAAGCCGAGGAGGAGAAAACGAAAGTAGCTCCGAACCTTGGGTCTCTGAGCCTTCTCCGGCAGATCCATAGGGGAATCCAACCGCCAGAAGAGTTTACATATCGTGTGGGGTTTTACACAACTGTATTTAACTCACATACCAAAAGTTAGCAGCCATTGAATTCATCGCGCCCGGGCGCTAACAACGACGAGGCATCCAGCTCCTCAGCGGCCATTTCCCTGAGTGGCAAAAAGCCCTCAGAAAGCAAGTAGTGCCTAAAAATTGCGTCTAGAGGTTTAGGGTGTATAATTATGGTTTCAGTCTTCAactgctgtgtgcaggctgcCGGGAGAAGGCGATAAGGGATAAgcctgaaatgtttctttttcagaagtAGAATTTAATTGGGAATTTTTTTTGAGCTGGTCtggtaaaaaatataattttagacaCCACAAATTATATGCTAATTTAAAGTTATCACTATTTATCTTAAAGGCacaggaaaaggagagggaaggggtgaTGGAAGTGGAGAGCCTGGAGGTTTTACAGACCAGAACTGGTGTTGAGTTTCCTTCATCTATAGGGAATCCCATAGCATTCAGGATCAcaagattttataataaataagacCAGTTTCTAGAGGCAACACAagcttggaaaaagaaaacaaatgtataaagACTCAGAAGAAACAAGAGAGTTCTGTTTATTTGCATCTCCCTAGGAgtaaaaaagtgatttttaaatgccTGAAGCACTGCCCATGTATCTCAGCTCACAGACATTGCATCTACAAAAATAATCTCTCAGTTGTATAAATATGCAGCACTTTAGAAGTAGTTATTTATCATCACTTtcagaaacatattttttttcttcctggactTCAGAGCTCCACATGTGTTAGATGTCTTAAAGCTCCACGAGAGCCCAATACATTTGTTCAGACAGTCAAGTTCTTCGCTGGGTTCTGGATAAAAGTTCCCACCCATGGCCACACTGATTCAAGCCTCTTTCAGGGAACTGAGGAGATGGTCTCAATTCTAGCCCCACAGACTGGAGGCCAAGGAGAGAGGATGAATTTATACCATCCGTGGGTCACTCTGCCAATTGCAGCCATTTAAATATCTGCATCTAGAGAAATGAAGGCATCATGAGGACACATTATTTCCAAATTAAAGATTATAAAAGCACACATCTACAAGGTGTATTAAACACAAACAATTACAACAGCAAGTGAAAGACCCAAAGTCAGAAAGATTGTCTTCACTCCAATATTGATACAAACCCTATTTAATAAGGTAGCTGCTTTTAAAGCCATCACAGTCCCTCCAGCCTCCTATTTTTAGACTTTCCCAGTGACCCTAGAACACTGCTTGCCCAGAGCTGTTTCCATTTGCCTCAGGGAGACTGCTGAGAGCTAATGATTCAATTACCCAATCACAGGATATGAATGACTGCAAATCATTCAGCCCTAATGGATTATGAAGATAAGAAATGCTGGAAACAGGcataaaaagtgatttaaaaaaataaaaccctaaagTCAAAATGGCACTTCTGAAATTCATCTGGggggattatttaaaaatacttcaagtCCTTTATACTGGCCTGGAGGgagaaacagaacattaaaaagtcataaaaaataaacctagacaagagcaaaataaaaaataaacaagtaaggaACAGAACTACGAAATCACGTTGGGCAGCAAGAGGTTTTAGAGCCAGataaggggaagagagaaaaacaattcacAAAATTTGCCATTACTGGCAGGGGAATGGGGGAATTAAATACATATTCAAGTCTTTCCAAAGGTCTTTTGGAGGCAAGTGGAAGCATTTAAACTCTCTGTGGCCAGTCTGGCCCACATCAGGAGACAGTATCTTTGAGCTTGGAGACGATTTTCTTGTCTTTCACTCTTCGGTTCTGAAACCAAATGGTCACTTGTCTCTCGGATAGGTTCGTGGCAGCCGAGATCCGCCGCCGCTTGTCCTTGTTAATGAACTTGTTAATGGCATACTCGTTCTCCAGTTCTTTGAGCTGCAGTTTGGTGTAGGGcaccctcttcttcctcccccgACGGTAGACACACATGTCTGGCTGATTTAGAGCCACATCCCCTGGTATAAAAAAACAGCACAGGAAAAATTAGACCGGGATATCTGGAGCACCCAGTTGGGGACTGTGTGTGTAGACTTGGAGGGGGTACAGAGAATGAAGAAAGACAGGCTGTttacactttattattatttacacaGACATATTATTTACATGTTATTAAAGAAAGATTATTTACACTTCAAAGTGAAGGCCAGTATGATGGATCATCATGGTTTCTCAAACCGGCATCTTAACAAGCCTGAGATTTTATGGTGTAGTTGCTGGGGACTCTCATAAGGACAGTTTCTGCAAATGCTGGTtgcaaacacacaaacatacacagacttaaaaagaaatagCTAGGCTGTTCAAACTTTGACTTTTCGTGTTCCTGCGTTTGGAGCTTGTGAGCTCTTGGAAGCTTTAGTGGTCACTCTGGGTTATTCATGTCCTTGAAAAGTGGGGCTCAACTCCGTGACACCTctttggggaggaggggccaAGGCCTGAGCAAAGGGCAGCAAAGACCTTCAACTTTAGGAGAAAAATAGGCCTATGCCCGCACACAGGCAGTAAAGGGTTGTGAGAGAGGCAATTTAAATCAAAGGATGAATTTACAGATTTCACACAAACTGGGCCGACTGCTCCACTGAGTTAACCATGGTTGGGGGGAGGAGGATAGGTGCCCAACTCCCAAGCAGGGGCATAGACTCCCAgtccattcttttccttcttttctctcttcctctccctccctccctgcatctCTCCCTCTTGTCCTTCCCCTTTTCCCAACGTCCCTACCTGGGAAGGATGATTTCCAAAAGTGGGAGCCCTGTGGCTGGTCCTTGGCGCAGTACACCTGGCTGTTCCACCCGTTGGCCAGCGTCCAGGACTGGTAGCCCTCCATGGAGATGTATGCCTCGTGCCGAGGCTCCCCGGAGCCGAAGGTAGACACCATGTCGATGTAGCCGGGCACATGCTGGTAGGGGCTCGTGTAGCCCTGGTAGAAGGACACCTCCTTGGCTCGCGCGGGCACCTCGTTGGCCGGTACGCTGCTGCTTGCCAGGCCCGACACGTCCATGTACTTCTCCACCGGGAAGCCTCCCAGCGAAGCGTGTGGCGACGACTTGAGAGCATTCTGCTGTAAGCCCACGCCGTGCGACATGCGGCAGCTATAGTAGCCGTTACCGAAGTGGTAGCCGTAGCCCAGGGCCGGGGCGCCCGGGGGCGCTGCAGCGGCCGCGCCGGGCGCCGGGCACTCTTTGGCGGAGGAAGCCTCCGGGCGCGCCGCGACCACAGCCGAAGATGACGATGACGAGGAGGAACCCGCGCGCTCAGTGGTCCCCGGGTACgcgaagccagaggccgccgccgccgccgccgccgccgccgccgccgccgctgccgctgccgcgcGTCCGGAGTGTGTCCCGGCGAACACTGGCGCCGAGAGGAAGCCGCGACACTGGCCCGGCGCCGCTGCCGccacggaggaggaggaggaggaggccggGGCCGCCCCGGCGGCCCCGCCGTCCGCCCGCAGCCCGTCCATGTCCCAGCTCCCGGCGCGGCTCATGGCCTGGCCtggcccggccccggccccgtgCACGACCCCATGGCGCGACgcgcctcctccctcctctcctttctctctcgtTCTCTCGCTCCCGCCCTCTTCCTCtcgccctctctccctctgcgAGCCTCCCGCCCGCCCGCCAGCCCGCCCTCCAACAGGTTAGCTCATCGCGGGACGTTTATAAAAACGAAGTTCAGGTTGGGAGGGGGCCTGAGCCGGTCGGGGGGCCGCCTCCCTCCCCGAGGGCTCCCCCTCGGGGCCGTGCCATTGGCTGCGCAGGGCCACGTGGGGGTGGGGGCGCGGGACAGCCTGGCTCCGGGCCCCGGCCCCTTGGACCCACCCACTCCGACCCCTACTCCTCCCCAGCCCTTGCGCAGCCCACCGCCCCTTCCCGCCTCCCCCGGACCCAGGCGTTTGCGCCGCAGCCACCCCCACGAGCTGATTGCGCGACCGCCCATCCTAGGCCCCGTCTGCGACTGAGGCGGGCGCCGAGGCCTGCGCCTTGTCTCGGCCACGGCAGTTTTTGCCACCTCTCCTTGGCTCCCTGAGCTGCACAGCTAAATGAAGGAGAAGGACAGGGATGATCAGAATGATGTGAAAACAGACTGATTTTTGATCCTGTTGTTTAATTCCTCGGATTAGCTGACCTAGACCCCAAACCCGAGGAAGCTAATTTTCTCTACCTTGCGTATTGCTACGGGGCAAAGGCATTTAACGCGTGTTCTCCCGGGCGATCCTCCGAAT
This window contains:
- the HOXD13 gene encoding homeobox protein Hox-D13, whose translation is MSRAGSWDMDGLRADGGAAGAAPASSSSSSVAAAAPGQCRGFLSAPVFAGTHSGRAAAAAAAAAAAAAAAAASGFAYPGTTERAGSSSSSSSSAVVAARPEASSAKECPAPGAAAAAPPGAPALGYGYHFGNGYYSCRMSHGVGLQQNALKSSPHASLGGFPVEKYMDVSGLASSSVPANEVPARAKEVSFYQGYTSPYQHVPGYIDMVSTFGSGEPRHEAYISMEGYQSWTLANGWNSQVYCAKDQPQGSHFWKSSFPGDVALNQPDMCVYRRGRKKRVPYTKLQLKELENEYAINKFINKDKRRRISAATNLSERQVTIWFQNRRVKDKKIVSKLKDTVS